Part of the Desulfovibrio litoralis DSM 11393 genome, ATATTTAAAATCTTTATATTTTTAGTTAAACTGTGTATAAATAATGTATGTTTTGTAATTGTCTTGTTTAAGAATAAAACGATACTGTTGATAGTTTTTCTTTAAATGACTTTGCCTGACTAAGCAAGCATTAGTATCATAAAATAAGAGCATTGCAAAACTCAGTTTTGCGTGTTTTTTCATCGTTTTTCACTCCTTATAAAACATCTAAAACCACAAAAAACCACTAATTTTACAGGAAAATTAAATTTTCTCTTTAAGCACTAATGCATGTTTTTTGGAGTGTCTTCTTAGTGGAAGCCACTTTTAGGCTATTATACAATAGTCTAAAAATATTTTCAGTTGTGTATTGTTGTTTTCTTATATTGGTGTTATATGTAAAATGTGTTATAAGAAAATAATTTTAACTTATAAAAATGAGACGAAAAGGGGGAAGTTATGAATAAGCGACATAAAATATTAGTTGTTGATGATGAAAAACATATTCGCATGTTGTATCAAGACGAACTTGAAACAGATGGCTATCTTGTTGCCACAAGTGATGGCTCTGAACCTATTTTAGCAGTAATCACACGAGAAAAACCCGAACTTGTTATTTTAGATATTCGTATTGAGCCAAATACTTCAGGGCTTGACTTGTTGCAAGAAATCAGAGCAAACGAAGCAACCAAAGAGTTGCCCGTTATTTTAAGTACTGCTTATGACAGCTTTCAATATGATTTAAAATCTATTGCTGCTGATTGTTATGTTGTAAAGTCAGTTGACTTGAGTGAATTAAAGGTTAAAATTAAATCACTGTTAAAAGCAAAATAAAGATTAAATAAACATTGCTTTAATTTTGAGTTTCTCTATTATATTGCTTGGTTGTTTATTATTGGC contains:
- a CDS encoding response regulator, with the translated sequence MNKRHKILVVDDEKHIRMLYQDELETDGYLVATSDGSEPILAVITREKPELVILDIRIEPNTSGLDLLQEIRANEATKELPVILSTAYDSFQYDLKSIAADCYVVKSVDLSELKVKIKSLLKAK